aaaaatttttttgtcattactttttaaacattattagaaacatgaattataattgccagacagttctgtggttgctaaatgtgcgccagacgctatttattataaataataatagaaaaatttaaatcattttagtatgtctgtaattttaatattatattattatgcaaaattaatttgccagacattaattcggttgcattcaccagccagatggatttaaaatcataaaaataatgtgtattttcagcaaaacgatcgctggttgggttaagaaataagacaaacaaaagatacaggtaaatatattttaaattagtttagGACGAAAATTAtttttgccattactttttaaacattatcagAAACATGAATTACAATTGctagacatttctgtggttgctaaatgtgcgccagacgctatttattataaataataatagaaaaatttaaatcattttagtatgtctgtaattttaatattatattattaacacataaataaatgcaaaattaatttgccagacattaactcggttgcagtcaccagccagatggatttaaaatcgtttaaaatgatatatattttcaGCAAAACGTACGCTATCTatgttaagaaataagacaaacaaaagatacgggtaaatatatttgaaattagtttaagacgaaattttttttgttattactttttaaacattattggaaacaataattataattgtcagacatttctgtggttgctaaatgcgcgccagacacgctatttattataaataataatagaaaagttTACATAattttagtatgtctgtaattttaatattatattattaacacataaataaatgcaaaattaatttgccagacattaaCTCGGTTGCAGTCATCAGCCAGATCAAATTAAAGTTGTAGGGTATTCCAGTAATATATTAGTTATTACAGAAAGATAGCGGTAGAGTAGACTGGCGGAAAGAGACAGGAATAAATCTACCTACGgtatttaaagaaatttttatttatctcaACCTAGCTAATAATGACAGAATTAAATAtgtaaaatgttaataaataaaaattattgtcgAAATTTTCAACAAcataatagaaaataatattttttattctgggaatcatttttttcatttaggtaaaTTGTTtgaattaatgttttcaaattaaataatcatagaaaaaaaaaggataaaatgaaattgaagtcgtatcaaaatttatacttgtatttatgaatatgatATACAGTCGAATCCGCTTAATAGAATAGCCTTCGTgtcaagcaaaagtattcctataaccgggatattctaataaccgatcattggtggctagtagaagcgtttttagtgctaaaatgtctattccttaaagcgggatattcctataacaggtattctaataagcgggttcgactgtatattacATAATATAACTTGTATTACTCACACTTGACAGCGAAGAACTTGATGTATGACGAAGATTTGACAAAACTGAATTAATGTCAGATATGTTACGATACTTAGCCATTAAGGCTGCAAAagaattgtaacattttttatGGTATCCACCAGTGGTATTCACTTGGTCCGGTAACTGTACGtacattattatattttaaattgtatttaatacGCGCACTCAAAACGTCTTTACACTTCCAACAGTTTTTCATCCACAAAAGTTATTACATTCTCGTTTTTTTCCTtgcaaaacacacattgtattttatttgccatTATATTGTATCACAATTACTTTTCACTAAATAGAAACTCGACAAGAATAGTTAACAAACTGTGAATTTATTGTGACTGACCCATGTTAATAACATGTGCGGACAATATTCACCCCCGAAATTGTCGTATCTTTTGTTTGTCTAGGTTCTTAACCCAACCAGCGATCGTTTTGCTGAaaatacacattatttttataattttaaatccatctggctggtgaatgcaaccgaattaatgcctggcaaattaattttgcatttatttatgtgtaaataatataatattaaaatttcagacatactaaaatgatttaaatttttcaattattatttataaaaaatagcgtctggcgcatatttagcaaccacagtaatgcctggcaattataattcatatttctaataatgtttaaaaagtaatggcaaaaaaatttttcgtcttaaaataattttaaattcgatatatttacctgtacaggtgcgctgcgcagtaatgaacgcaacctgtctcagtagccagatggccggtaaaGTGTTCAAGGAAGCATATATTAAAAAACCAAGTGTCTTAAAATCACTGTTTTCCCGACGTTTCCTCTTGGTCCATATGCTTACGTGTATGTAACAAAGGGTtaataaaaatatctatctatctaagttttattattattgaggTTTTTTTCTCCATTGTGTGTCCTTAAatgtttcaaaatatttatttgagaaaACCGGCAAAAACTAACTTTTACACTGGTAAGTCTTTTTCCCAGTGTGCACCATCAAATGTCTTTTTACATGACTTGCtgtagtaaactgcttaaaacaaatttcacacttatgaggtttttctccagtgtgtattcttaaatgtcttttcaaactTCCATTttgactaaattgtttaaaacaaatttcacacttgtgaggtttttccccagtgtgcattctcaaatgtatttttaaactacCTTTTTCGGTAAAATGCTCCAAACatatttcacacttataaggtttttcaccagtgtgtactctcaaatgtcttttcaaattactCAGTACAGTAAACGTcctaaaacagatttcacacttgtgaggtgtttccccagtgtgcactatTAAATGTGTTTTTAAACTAAATGTATCCTTAaattgcttcaaacaaatttcacacttgtaaggtttttctccagtgtgcaaccTCAAATGGCTTTTCAACTGATTTGCTTGAATAAATtggttaaaacaaatttcacacttgtaaggtttttctccagtgtgcactctcaaatgtgatTTCAAAGTACTCGTTgtactaaattgcttaaaacaaatttcacacttataaggtttttcaccagtgtgtactctcaaatgttttttcaaattacctAGTAGAGTAAACGTtctaaaacagatttcacacttatgaggtgtTTCCCCAGTGTGCAACATCAAATGGCTTTTCAACTGACTTGCTTGAATAAATtggttaaaacaaatttcacacttgtaaggtttttctccagtgtgcactttcaaatgttttttcaaattacttAGTGTAGTAAacggcttaaaacaaatttcacatgtgTAGGGTCTCTCACCAGTGTGCAGCCTTAAATGAACTTTCTCATCTTCTTTTCGagaaaatttcttaaaacaaatttcacacttgtaaggtctttctccagtgtgcactctcaaatgtactgtCAAGTTATCTGCTctactaaactgcttaaaacaaatgtcacacttGAAATATTTCTCcccagtgtgcaatctcaaatgtactttcaaattacctgcttgactaaattgcttaaagcaaatttcacacttgtaaggtttttctccagtgtgcaaccTCAAATGACTTTCGAAATGGTATTTCTGAGAAaattgcttgaaacaaatttcacacttataaggtttctccccagtgtgcactctcaaatgtactttcaaatgacctgcttgactaaattgcttaaaacaaatttcacatttgtaatGCCTTTTTCCAGTCACATCTTtcctatttttatttaatgtttttccTTCAGCATGTGGATTCGTATAATTTCCTTCGTGGGATGAATGTTCAGTTATTGCCTCCAAATTTTCCACTTTGTCCTCATGGAGATCATCTAAAAATCACACTgactataatataaatatttgacttcAAAGGAAAAGaaacgtaaaaataaaaaaatgatcacATTAAAGGTTAATAAAATGTAAAATAGCTGATGTGTACTCAAGAACACAATTATTAGTTTTAAGAAAGCTGTATCTGTCTTTTATATGTATAATAATCAGCTGCCTTGTCTTTTAAGACATACCCCAATGCATTCAATATAATCATAACACAAAGAAACCAACAATATTGTGACGTAAAGACAGTAGTGCAAGGTTCCACAATGACCATAACAATACTCAGTAATTTTGAAATTTAAACTATTTAGCATAGGGAAAATATTGGGTAGTATATGCCGACATAAATAATAGCGTGATTTGTAATTAAGGACATTGGATTTATCcttttataatttataaagtACATCAAATCACCATTATACCTATACACATATTAGTTATCCATATTTAAATTTCAATCATTTctgtaaaattaaataatttgttgACCGAATAAAACTTCAAAactattattatacaaaatttgtacattatttatttatattgattaACTGCATCAAATTACAAAAGTTTTAAGACAACTAGgctttaaaaacaataaatgtttaAACTATCAGACATCTGAGAATAATACATTACAACAAACTTATTTTAAGACACCCTtcagttgttttttaaataaataaactataaTTTTGGAGTAAATACATTAAGGGGTTAATAATAATTCTTTCACACTAAAAATCCTACTAATCAACTTAAATCTCACAAAAATCTCACCAAAAgctaaaaaatcgataaaactcTCATTGTGATGTCGACAGAAGGCGAACAGCTGATAGTCGCATGCGCAATATCGTACCTGTCGTCTTTGTACCAAGAGTTGTATGAAAGATATTAATTACGTTTTATGATTATTGAGTTTTTTTCCACTGTGTGTCCTTAAATGatgtttcaaaatatttatttgagaaaaccggcaaaaacaaatttttacacTTTAAGTTTTTTCCCAGTGTGCACCATCAAATGTCTTTTTACATGACTTGCtgtagtaaactgcttaaaacaaatttcacacttatgaggtttttctccagtgtgcatcaTCAAATGCGTTTTCAAATGTCCTCGTTCTCTAAAAGTTccaaaacaaatttcgcacttataaggtttttcttcagtgtgcactctcatatgACTTTCCAGTTGGCCTTTCTGAGAAAATTgattaaaacaaatctcacacttgtaaggtttttctccagtgtgcactctcgcATGTATTTTCAAATAACTTATAGATGTGAACTTCTTTAAGCAAacttcacacttatgaggtttttccccagtgtgcactctcaaatgtattttgaaattaCCGTCCTGAATAAagtgcttaaaacaaatttcacacttgtaaggtttttcaccagtgtgtactctcaaatgatttttcaaattacTTAGTACCGTAAAcgtcttaaaacaaatttcacacttgtgaggtttttccccagtgtgcactatcaaatgtgtttttaaactgCATGTATCCTTAtattgctttaaacaaatttcacacttgtagggattttctccagtgtgcaacttcaaatgtcttttcaaatggtTTTTCTCAGAAAATTGCTTGAAACAAATATCACAgttataaggtttttccccagtgtgcactcttaaatgtATTTTCAACTGAACTGCTTcaataaattgcttaaaacaaatttcacacttatgaggtttttctccagtgtgcatcatcaaatgccttttcaaaagaCCTCGTTctctaaactgtttaaaacaaatttcacacttatgagatttttctccagtgtgcatcatcaaatgccttttcaaatgacctgcttgaataaattgcttaaaacaaatttcacacttgtaatgTCTTTTTCCGGTCACACCTTtcctatttttatttaatgtttttcttttagCATGTGGATTCATACAATTTCCTTCGTGGGATGAATGTTCACTTATTGCCTCCAAAATTTACACTTTGTCCTCATTGAGATAATCTAAAAATCAAACTgactataatataaatatttgactcCAAAGGAAAATGAATGTAACAATAAAGAAGTGCAATGATCACATTAAAGGTTAATAAAATGCAAGACAGCTGATGTTTACTCAAGAGCACAATTACTGGGTTTGAGAAAGTTGTGTCTGTCTTTTATATGTCATCAGTCTCCTTGTCTTTTAAGACAACTATTCAATATAATCCTATCAACACAAAGAAACCAACACTATTGTGACGTAAGACAGTAGTGCAAGGTTCCACAATGACCATAACAATATTCagtaattttgaaatttgaactatTTAGCATAGGAAAAATATTGGGTAGTATATACCGACATAAATAATAGCGTAATTTGTAATTAAGGACATTGGATTTaccttttttaaatttatatagtGTATCAAATCATCAAATCACCAATATACCTACACATATTAGTTATCCATCTTTTAATTTCAATCATTtctgtaaaattcaataatttgtTGATCGAATGAAACTTCAAAactattattatacaaaatttgtacattatttatttatttatgaactGCATCAAATTACAAAAGTTTTAAGAAACTACGCTTTAAAAACAAACAGCCGTATCGACCTGAAATTGGACCCTCGAAAATTGAAAATCTTTTGGACCCACCACATGACCCAAAACAGATGTGAGATGTTGGAATCGAAACAGATGCCGCCGATGTGTTTCTCTATGGTACCTATTCCGAGAGATCAGTTCAAGTTTCATTTCAAATCTCTTGCCCGGTCGTTCCGGAAAGTGTACTCAACTTCGGCCGGCGCTGGAATCGAAACCGATGCCGTCAAATTTTTGTCACTTGTAATACGTGGAATAGTCTATTGGAACATATTCCGACGTACCCGCTCGAGTTCCATCATGCCATCCCTAAACGAAACGAACGTCACCGATGCGTTCCCTACAAACCCTGCGGTGCGGTGGCTGTGCTAAAACCTATTCCGAGCGAGAATCCAGTTCGAGTTTATTGTAAATTGCGGATTGCGGTCGATGCGGCGCCGTTGGAATCGAATCCGATGCCGTCGACTTTTTGTCACTGGTGCGCGGAATAGACGACTTAAACTTATTCCGAGGTACCTGCTCCAGTTCCATCATGCCATCTCTACTACTAATCAACTTAAATCTCACAAAATCTCACCGAAAactaaaaaaatctataaaactCTCATTGTGACGTCGATAGAAGGCGATCAGCTGATAGTCGCATGCGCAATATCGTACCTGTCGCCTTTGTACCAAGGGTTGTATGAAAGATATTCAGTACGTTTTATGATTATTGAGTTTTTTTTTCTCCACTGTGTCATTAAATGAtgtttcaaaatatttatatgaGAAAACCGGCCAAAACTAATTTTTACACTTTAAAGTTTTTTTCCCAGTGTGCACCATCAAATTATGTCTTTTTACATGAATTACtgtagtaaactgcttaaaacaaatttcacacttatgaggtttttctccagtgtgtatcaTCAAATCCGTTTTCAAATGACATCGTTCTCTAAAATTcctaaaacaaatttcgcacttataaGGGTTTTTCTTCAGTGTGCTCTCTCATATGACTTTCCAACTGGCCTTTCTGAGAAAATTgattaaaacaaatctcacacttgtaaagtttttccccagtgtgcactctcgcATGTATTTTCAAATAACTTGTAGAAGTGAATTTCTTtaagcaaatttcacacttgtaaggtttttcaccagtgtgtactctcaaatgttttttcaaattacttAGTACAGTAAACGTcctaaaacagatttcacacttgtgaggtgtttccccagtgtgcactatTAAATGTGTTTTTAAACTACATGTATCCTTAtattgctttaaacaaatttcacacttgtaaggtttttctccagtgtgcaaccTCAAATGACTTTCCAATTGGTTTTTCCGAGAAAATTGCTtgaaacaaatctcacacttgtaaggtttttccccagtgtgcactctcgcATGTATTTTCAAATAACTTGTAGAAGTGAATTTCTTTAAGCAAATTTCACACATGTGAGGTTtctccccagtgtgcactctcaaatgtactttcaaattacctgcttgactaaattgcttaaaacaaatttcacatttgtaatGCCTTTTTCCAGTCACATCTTtcctatttttatttaatgtttttccTTCAGCATGTGGATTCGTATAATTTCCTTCGTGGGATGAATGTTCAGTTATTGCCTCCAAAATTTCCACTTTGTCCTCATGGAGATCATCTAAAAATCACACTgactataatataaatatttgactcCAAAGGAAAAGGAATGTAAAAATGAAGAAATGTAATGATCACATTAAAGGTCAATAAAATGCAAGACAGCTGATGTGTACTGAAGGACACAATTATTAGGTTTGAGAAagctctaagggccggttgttcgaacactaatcaacaatgatcactatcaaatatttaattactgtcacaactgtcaatgtcaactttggttgggttgctgaaaacatagttgattataattatgagattagtttattaattaacataacaattattaacataattgattaactaatttcataattgtactcaataattatgttttcagcaacaaaatcaaagttgacattgacagttgtgacagtaattaaatatttgataatgatcatttttgattagcgttcgaacaaccggcccttttcTGTCTTTTATATGGGTAACAATCAGCCTCCTTGTCTTTTAAGGCATACCTCAACGCATTCAATATAATCATATCAACACAAAGAAACCAACAATATTGTGACGTAAAGACAGTAGTGCAAGGTTCTACAATAACCATAACAATGACATATAATGTTCCATAATGACCATAACAATACTCtgtaattttgaaatttgaactatttagcataagaaaaatattttgtagaataTACCGACCTAGGTAAAGAATAGCATAATTTGTAATTAAGGACATTGAATTTATGTATCTTTTTATAATTTAT
This genomic window from Diabrotica virgifera virgifera chromosome 1, PGI_DIABVI_V3a contains:
- the LOC126885651 gene encoding zinc finger protein 227-like isoform X1; protein product: MEVKQEISDERCKVEVEYNDLDDLKCEIHPLLDDVKCEIKDESNTQSIHDTNYYLEVKEHPINTKIEQSESKIHPFEEDQKTEKDDLHEDKVEILEAITEHSSHEGNYTNPHAEGKTLNKNRKDVTGKRHYKCEICFKQFSQADDLHEDKVENLEAITEHSSHEGNYTNPHAEGKTLNKNRKDVTGKRHYKCEICFKQFSQAGHLKVHLRVHTGEKPYKCEICFKQFSQKYHFESHLRLHTGEKPYKCEICFKQFSQAGNLKVHLRLHTGEKYFKCDICFKQFSRADNLTVHLRVHTGERPYKCEICFKKFSRKEDEKVHLRLHTGERPYTCEICFKPFTTLSNLKKHLKVHTGEKPYKCEICFNQFIQASQLKSHLMLHTGETPHKCEICFRTFTLLGNLKKHLRVHTGEKPYKCEICFKQFSTTSTLKSHLRVHTGEKPYKCEICFNQFIQANQLKSHLRLHTGEKPYKCEICLKQFKDTFSLKTHLIVHTGETPHKCEICFRTFTVLSNLKRHLRVHTGEKPYKCEICLEHFTEKGSLKIHLRMHTGEKPHKCEICFKQFSQNGSLKRHLRIHTGEKPHKCEICFKQFTTASHVKRHLMVHTGKKTYQCKS
- the LOC126885651 gene encoding zinc finger protein 227-like isoform X3 — encoded protein: MEVKQEISDERCKVEVEYNDLDDLKCEIHPLLDDVKCEIKDESNTQSIHDTNYYLEVKEHPINTKIEQSESKIHPFEEDQKTEKDDLHEDKVENLEAITEHSSHEGNYTNPHAEGKTLNKNRKDVTGKRHYKCEICFKQFSQAGHLKVHLRVHTGEKPYKCEICFKQFSQKYHFESHLRLHTGEKPYKCEICFKQFSQAGNLKVHLRLHTGEKYFKCDICFKQFSRADNLTVHLRVHTGERPYKCEICFKKFSRKEDEKVHLRLHTGERPYTCEICFKPFTTLSNLKKHLKVHTGEKPYKCEICFNQFIQASQLKSHLMLHTGETPHKCEICFRTFTLLGNLKKHLRVHTGEKPYKCEICFKQFSTTSTLKSHLRVHTGEKPYKCEICFNQFIQANQLKSHLRLHTGEKPYKCEICLKQFKDTFSLKTHLIVHTGETPHKCEICFRTFTVLSNLKRHLRVHTGEKPYKCEICLEHFTEKGSLKIHLRMHTGEKPHKCEICFKQFSQNGSLKRHLRIHTGEKPHKCEICFKQFTTASHVKRHLMVHTGKKTYQCKS
- the LOC126885651 gene encoding zinc finger protein 235-like isoform X2, coding for MEVKQEISDERCKVEVEYNDLDDLKCEIHPLLDDVKCEIKDESNTQSIHDTNYYLEVKEHPINTKIEQSESKIHPFEEDQKTEKDDLHEDKVEILEAITEHSSHEGNYTNPHAEGKTLNKNRKDVTGKRHYKCEICFKQFSQADDLHEDKVENLEAITEHSSHEGNYTNPHAEGKTLNKNRKDVTGKRHYKCEICFKQFSQAGNLKVHLRLHTGEKYFKCDICFKQFSRADNLTVHLRVHTGERPYKCEICFKKFSRKEDEKVHLRLHTGERPYTCEICFKPFTTLSNLKKHLKVHTGEKPYKCEICFNQFIQASQLKSHLMLHTGETPHKCEICFRTFTLLGNLKKHLRVHTGEKPYKCEICFKQFSTTSTLKSHLRVHTGEKPYKCEICFNQFIQANQLKSHLRLHTGEKPYKCEICLKQFKDTFSLKTHLIVHTGETPHKCEICFRTFTVLSNLKRHLRVHTGEKPYKCEICLEHFTEKGSLKIHLRMHTGEKPHKCEICFKQFSQNGSLKRHLRIHTGEKPHKCEICFKQFTTASHVKRHLMVHTGKKTYQCKS